From a single Bryobacter aggregatus MPL3 genomic region:
- a CDS encoding sigma-54 interaction domain-containing protein, which yields MTLLEHSSPTASSALQCIVIETSDEQTLRDLAARTQLPILVLLPDYQHATAARFRSLGAFDVLPTDNAAIDRSPTPRRWRQAIVGQCPAIEVLADAIALIAERRSTVLITGETGTGKEVVARALHQASGRKGPMVSINCTALPESLLEAELFGHTKGAFTGAQSARTGLFEAANHGTIFLDEIGDMPLELQAKLLRVLQERQIQRLGATETIAIDARVIAATNVDLLSKVEDGRFREDLYFRLNVVPLHLPPLRERKGDLVMLARHFVEKICTIEKLPLKKLSLPALLRLEEYHWPGNIRELENTIERAIALSGNRLDLLPGDFLLPIRMRAKAPMDYAAPITIPENGLDFTAIIESIERGMIEQALQRTKGNKSAAAELLQLKRTTLGAKMQKLSA from the coding sequence ATGACATTGCTCGAGCATTCTTCCCCGACCGCCTCCTCTGCGCTCCAATGCATCGTCATTGAAACCAGCGATGAGCAAACTCTTCGCGATCTTGCCGCCCGCACCCAACTCCCCATCCTGGTCCTGCTCCCCGACTACCAACACGCCACGGCAGCCCGCTTCCGCAGCCTTGGCGCTTTCGACGTTCTTCCAACAGACAATGCCGCGATCGACAGATCGCCAACACCGCGTCGCTGGCGGCAAGCGATCGTCGGCCAGTGTCCGGCGATCGAGGTGCTAGCCGACGCGATTGCCCTCATTGCCGAACGGCGCAGTACCGTCCTCATCACAGGCGAGACAGGAACCGGCAAAGAGGTCGTCGCCCGGGCACTGCACCAAGCCAGTGGGCGCAAGGGGCCAATGGTCTCGATCAACTGTACAGCGTTGCCCGAATCCTTACTCGAGGCCGAACTCTTCGGACACACCAAAGGAGCCTTCACTGGCGCTCAGTCAGCCCGTACCGGGCTCTTTGAAGCGGCAAATCACGGCACGATCTTTCTCGACGAAATTGGCGATATGCCTCTTGAACTGCAAGCAAAATTGCTCCGGGTGCTGCAAGAGCGGCAGATCCAGCGGCTGGGCGCCACAGAAACCATTGCGATTGATGCACGCGTGATCGCCGCTACCAATGTGGACCTTCTCAGCAAAGTCGAAGATGGCCGTTTCCGCGAAGATCTCTACTTCCGTCTCAACGTCGTTCCTCTCCATCTCCCCCCACTCCGCGAGCGGAAAGGCGACCTCGTCATGCTCGCCCGGCACTTCGTGGAAAAGATTTGCACTATCGAAAAACTGCCGCTCAAAAAGCTATCGCTGCCCGCACTCCTGCGGCTCGAAGAGTATCATTGGCCCGGCAATATCCGCGAATTGGAAAACACCATCGAGCGAGCAATTGCGCTCAGCGGCAATCGTCTCGACCTCCTGCCCGGCGATTTCCTGCTCCCCATCCGAATGCGAGCGAAAGCGCCCATGGACTATGCCGCGCCGATCACGATTCCTGAAAATGGCCTTGATTTCACAGCGATCATCGAGAGCATTGAACGCGGCATGATCGAGCAAGCACTGCAACGCACCAAGGGCAACAAGAGTGCGGCCGCCGAACTACTCCAGCTCAAGCGCACTACCCTTGGCGCCAAGATGCAAAAACTCAGCGCGTAA
- a CDS encoding FAD-dependent thymidylate synthase, with the protein MSPMPAEKSAYALARYSRSADSIVESLEWVRTHNSQKFLESFYFQYGHASIADLGHLGICWEGVSELAATEIEDEQLWDGQAKSTRYQDFSKLGFVTPPDLSTSDARRYQEAGRALLAAYEQLHALKFAELTASLPRPADMKPDAYERNLKARAFDVARYVLFFGIPTNVGQVTSIRTLEKQIRRLKASEFAEIREVAGEAAAAVAAPPGCVWDASVGEPVAPTLAKYVDPEQHGPAAHRDLSLWAAQNLPAAAVSSCDAASVTLDCPRTPMADIVASLLYPVTTRPYRELYVWAEATSQAVRNEVIGVALGSRGRYDELLKQFRGGPYVFDIVMDIGAYRDLHRHRRCVQLRQAYTGELGYSVPGSFTAGPLRDIYRAAMDEALRVYRSLPQPAAQYLLPFGAHSRFLFKMDFAEVEYISRLRSGVKGHFSYREIAWKMKEELGRVEPDLAALIAATPPWEEDPLTR; encoded by the coding sequence ATGTCCCCGATGCCAGCCGAGAAGAGCGCCTACGCGCTGGCCCGTTACAGCCGCAGTGCCGATTCGATTGTTGAATCGCTGGAGTGGGTGCGCACCCACAATTCGCAGAAATTTCTCGAGAGTTTTTACTTTCAGTATGGGCATGCCTCGATTGCGGATCTGGGGCATCTGGGGATTTGCTGGGAGGGCGTCTCCGAACTGGCCGCAACCGAGATCGAAGACGAGCAGCTTTGGGATGGGCAGGCGAAGAGCACGCGCTACCAGGATTTCTCGAAGCTGGGTTTTGTGACCCCGCCGGACCTTTCCACATCGGATGCCAGGCGCTATCAGGAGGCGGGCCGGGCCCTGCTGGCTGCCTATGAGCAACTGCATGCGCTGAAGTTTGCCGAGTTGACGGCGAGCCTGCCGCGTCCTGCCGACATGAAGCCCGATGCCTATGAGCGTAATTTGAAGGCTCGGGCCTTTGATGTGGCGCGCTACGTGCTGTTTTTTGGGATTCCGACGAATGTGGGGCAGGTGACGAGTATTCGAACGCTGGAGAAGCAGATTCGGCGGCTGAAGGCGAGCGAGTTTGCGGAGATCCGCGAGGTGGCGGGCGAGGCTGCTGCCGCGGTTGCGGCGCCGCCGGGTTGCGTTTGGGATGCGAGTGTGGGGGAGCCTGTCGCGCCGACCTTGGCGAAGTATGTGGATCCGGAGCAGCATGGTCCGGCGGCACATCGGGATTTGTCGCTTTGGGCGGCGCAGAATTTACCGGCGGCTGCTGTGAGTTCTTGCGATGCTGCTTCGGTGACTTTAGATTGCCCTCGCACACCGATGGCCGACATTGTCGCCTCGCTGCTGTATCCGGTGACCACGCGGCCTTATCGCGAACTCTATGTGTGGGCTGAAGCTACGAGCCAAGCAGTGCGCAACGAGGTGATCGGCGTCGCGCTGGGGTCTCGTGGCCGCTATGACGAGCTGCTGAAGCAGTTCCGGGGCGGCCCGTATGTGTTCGATATCGTGATGGATATTGGGGCCTATCGCGATCTGCATCGGCACCGGCGCTGTGTGCAGTTGCGGCAGGCTTATACGGGGGAATTGGGGTATTCGGTTCCGGGGTCCTTCACGGCGGGACCGCTGCGGGATATTTACCGTGCTGCGATGGACGAAGCGCTCCGGGTGTATCGTTCCTTGCCGCAGCCAGCGGCGCAGTATTTGCTGCCCTTTGGAGCGCATAGCCGCTTTCTGTTCAAAATGGATTTTGCCGAGGTGGAGTACATTTCGCGGCTGCGCAGTGGGGTGAAGGGGCATTTCAGCTATCGCGAAATCGCCTGGAAGATGAAGGAAGAACTGGGGCGTGTGGAACCAGATCTGGCCGCGCTGATTGCGGCGACGCCTCCTTGGGAAGAGGATCCGCTTACGCGCTGA
- a CDS encoding helix-turn-helix domain-containing protein produces the protein MQPAQDPQAVLTIRDVADLLRCSKTHVSNVINGKIPGTPRLAHLSMGRRKLVRREWLDQWLEASKERC, from the coding sequence ATGCAACCAGCGCAAGACCCTCAGGCGGTCCTCACCATCCGCGACGTGGCAGATCTCCTGCGATGTTCGAAGACACATGTATCAAATGTGATCAACGGAAAAATACCCGGAACTCCACGCCTAGCCCATCTGTCGATGGGGCGGCGAAAACTAGTCCGAAGGGAATGGCTCGACCAGTGGTTAGAAGCCAGCAAGGAGCGGTGTTAG
- a CDS encoding TonB-dependent receptor: MKVALSILFSILSVVALAQADRATVTGTIKNPSGAPIGGLAVAIIHQDSGIRSAANTSDTGLFRIEGLAPGHYRVQTEGPGARLDFNLEIVQPGQVIDVGALVLAAPAATPVAKPSPQSAESQILEPLSQEITVTARRVEESAQSVPIALSVLSGQAIEQSGAFNVVRLKEMVPSLQFYSSNPRNSAINIRGLGSPFGLTNDGIEPGVGFYVDGVFFARPAAATLDFIDIERIEVLRGPQGTLFGKNTTAGAISITTRRPTFTPETNVELSFGNVGYIQAKASISGPLGRKLAGRLSFSGTQRDGMLLNTRTKDPVNDLNNQGLRGQLLYIPTDKLSILTTVDYTRQRPNGYAQVIAGVAPTLRPLNRQWASIASDLRYTPPSYNAFNRQIDTDTPWRSNQDMGGASVTLDWNRGPGTLTAITAWRYWDWQPSNDRDFTALPITTISAAPSKQHQWTQEVRYAATINSRVNFVAGAFLFGQNLKPSPFHKQEQGSAAARYLLAPSALAATPGLLDGYGQNINFDFNTFSASGFGQVEINLTRRWRLTPGLRFNYDKKDLNYDQQVYGGLQTTDPALIALQRSVLAPLTYQAHVADNNVSGQLTVAYQLTEGVNAYATYATGFKSVGLNLGGVPTDAAGAPITSAALVRPEDVRNAEIGIKTQPFAGVTANFAAFNTGTKDFQTQVVNAQVGVLRGYLANAEKVRVRGIEFDGTAKLSEDLSLYAAASFTDGRYISFRDAPPPLEDTGGPQAKDISGSLLPGISKWAGSFGGEWTKPATVMGRAGHFFIGADASFRSKYSSSPSYSKYLVADGYALLNPRVGFRSLEKWSISLWARNVTGSNYFELMSAAPGNSGLYVGLPGDRRTFGLTLRKTFAEKSSGPKATLPAKASMKSVKPETQGN; this comes from the coding sequence ATGAAGGTCGCATTATCAATTTTGTTTTCGATACTCTCCGTGGTCGCGTTGGCGCAGGCCGATCGCGCAACCGTCACGGGAACCATTAAGAATCCGAGCGGGGCGCCAATCGGCGGGTTAGCCGTGGCGATCATCCATCAGGATTCCGGAATCCGCTCTGCCGCCAACACGAGTGACACCGGGCTCTTCCGGATCGAGGGCTTGGCTCCCGGCCACTATCGAGTGCAAACAGAAGGTCCGGGAGCCCGGCTCGACTTCAATCTCGAGATCGTCCAACCCGGCCAAGTGATCGATGTCGGCGCCTTGGTGCTCGCCGCCCCGGCCGCGACTCCCGTCGCCAAGCCATCCCCGCAATCCGCTGAAAGCCAAATTCTCGAGCCACTCTCCCAGGAAATTACGGTGACGGCGCGCCGTGTCGAAGAGTCGGCGCAGAGCGTCCCGATTGCCTTAAGCGTTCTCAGCGGACAGGCCATCGAGCAAAGCGGGGCCTTCAACGTCGTTCGCCTCAAGGAAATGGTGCCGTCGCTCCAGTTCTATTCGTCAAACCCGCGAAACTCGGCCATCAACATCCGCGGTCTGGGTTCTCCCTTCGGCCTGACCAATGACGGCATCGAGCCCGGTGTCGGCTTTTATGTCGACGGCGTGTTCTTCGCGCGTCCTGCCGCGGCCACGCTCGATTTCATCGACATTGAGCGGATCGAAGTTCTTCGCGGCCCACAAGGCACTCTTTTCGGCAAGAACACCACGGCCGGGGCGATCAGCATCACCACGCGCCGTCCCACCTTTACTCCCGAAACAAATGTCGAGCTGAGTTTCGGTAACGTAGGCTACATCCAAGCAAAGGCATCGATCAGCGGTCCCTTAGGAAGAAAGTTGGCCGGACGCCTGTCCTTCTCCGGGACGCAGCGAGATGGAATGCTGCTCAACACGCGCACCAAAGACCCGGTGAATGATCTGAACAATCAGGGGCTCCGGGGCCAGTTGCTGTATATCCCGACCGATAAGCTCTCGATTCTCACCACGGTCGACTACACGCGTCAGCGTCCCAACGGCTACGCGCAAGTCATCGCGGGCGTGGCGCCCACCTTACGTCCGCTCAACCGTCAATGGGCCTCCATCGCATCCGACCTCCGCTATACCCCGCCAAGTTACAACGCATTTAACCGTCAGATCGATACCGATACGCCCTGGCGCTCCAATCAGGACATGGGCGGAGCCTCCGTCACTCTCGATTGGAACCGTGGCCCTGGCACACTCACCGCGATCACCGCCTGGCGCTATTGGGACTGGCAGCCTTCGAACGATCGCGACTTCACCGCCCTTCCCATCACGACCATCTCGGCGGCGCCCTCGAAGCAGCACCAGTGGACACAGGAAGTGCGCTACGCCGCCACGATCAATTCCCGGGTAAATTTTGTCGCCGGAGCCTTTCTCTTCGGTCAGAATCTGAAGCCATCCCCCTTCCACAAGCAGGAGCAAGGATCGGCAGCGGCGCGGTACCTTCTGGCCCCATCTGCTCTCGCAGCCACTCCCGGCTTGCTCGACGGCTATGGCCAGAACATCAACTTCGACTTCAATACCTTTAGCGCCTCCGGCTTCGGGCAAGTCGAGATCAACCTGACGCGCCGCTGGCGGCTCACGCCGGGTCTGCGCTTCAACTACGACAAGAAGGATCTGAACTACGACCAGCAAGTCTACGGAGGACTGCAAACCACCGACCCCGCGCTGATCGCCCTCCAGCGCTCCGTCCTGGCGCCGCTCACCTACCAGGCGCACGTTGCCGATAACAATGTCTCGGGACAACTGACCGTGGCCTATCAACTCACTGAAGGCGTCAACGCCTACGCAACCTACGCGACAGGCTTCAAGTCTGTTGGATTGAACCTTGGAGGCGTCCCGACTGACGCGGCCGGCGCTCCGATCACCTCGGCTGCGCTGGTTCGGCCAGAAGACGTGCGCAACGCCGAGATCGGCATCAAGACACAGCCCTTTGCCGGAGTCACTGCAAACTTCGCGGCCTTCAACACAGGCACGAAAGACTTCCAGACGCAGGTCGTCAATGCACAAGTCGGCGTGCTACGTGGTTATCTCGCCAATGCGGAGAAGGTCCGCGTGCGAGGTATCGAATTCGATGGGACGGCGAAACTCAGTGAAGACCTGTCACTCTATGCAGCTGCCTCCTTCACCGATGGCCGTTATATCTCCTTCCGCGATGCGCCGCCGCCGCTCGAAGACACAGGTGGCCCGCAGGCCAAAGATATCTCGGGGTCCCTTCTGCCCGGTATCTCGAAATGGGCTGGATCCTTCGGCGGCGAGTGGACCAAGCCCGCTACGGTGATGGGCCGCGCTGGGCACTTCTTCATCGGCGCCGATGCCAGCTTCCGCTCGAAGTACTCCTCGAGCCCCTCTTACTCGAAGTATCTGGTGGCCGACGGCTATGCGCTGCTGAATCCGCGCGTCGGCTTCCGCTCTTTGGAAAAATGGTCCATCTCGTTGTGGGCGCGCAATGTCACTGGCAGCAACTACTTCGAGCTGATGTCGGCCGCGCCGGGCAACTCCGGCTTATACGTTGGCCTCCCGGGCGATCGCCGCACCTTCGGACTGACGCTGCGCAAGACCTTCGCAGAGAAAAGCTCCGGCCCCAAAGCAACGCTTCCCGCCAAGGCCAGCATGAAGTCGGTCAAGCCGGAGACGCAGGGGAACTGA
- a CDS encoding single-stranded DNA-binding protein — MQKNRIELAGYLADKPQVRYMPSGTPVANVRMAEGYRYTDRNNETQEHTNWHNLVFYGELADIAVSYEKGENIFVEGTLQARKFTPKDGSPRTIHEVIARSVYLIAKSRAGKEAPGDNAPQREEASIAPINVVEDGEADVWPS; from the coding sequence ATGCAAAAGAACCGCATCGAGCTAGCAGGCTACCTGGCCGACAAACCACAAGTCCGATACATGCCCTCGGGCACACCTGTCGCGAATGTTCGGATGGCCGAAGGCTATCGCTACACCGACCGAAACAACGAAACGCAAGAGCACACCAACTGGCACAACCTCGTCTTCTACGGTGAACTCGCCGACATTGCTGTGAGCTATGAGAAGGGTGAGAACATCTTCGTCGAGGGGACTCTGCAAGCCCGCAAATTCACACCAAAAGACGGAAGCCCACGAACCATCCACGAAGTCATCGCCCGCAGCGTCTATCTGATCGCCAAGTCTCGCGCGGGGAAGGAAGCTCCCGGAGACAACGCACCGCAGCGAGAAGAGGCATCGATCGCGCCGATCAATGTTGTAGAGGATGGCGAAGCCGATGTCTGGCCGTCATAA
- the traF gene encoding conjugative transfer signal peptidase TraF, with the protein MSGRHKHLVASLIAAFSALVTLTAIAAIMGVRINTSYSLPLGLYVKANDPTANLIEFCPTEPYATESASRNYRTRSVICADGAAPLLKPIIAQPGDAVTVTSNGIEVNGRLLPNTRPVPFDAAGRPLHSWPKGEYLVADGTLWVASTYNAGSYDSRYMGPIQITQIRGRLRPLWLLPG; encoded by the coding sequence ATGTCTGGCCGTCATAAGCATCTGGTCGCTTCGCTCATCGCCGCGTTCAGCGCCCTCGTTACTCTGACGGCGATTGCAGCGATCATGGGCGTCCGCATCAACACAAGCTACAGCCTCCCCCTTGGCCTGTACGTGAAAGCTAACGACCCCACCGCAAATCTGATCGAGTTCTGCCCTACTGAACCATACGCAACCGAATCTGCCTCGCGAAACTACCGCACCCGCAGTGTGATCTGCGCCGATGGTGCAGCGCCGCTACTCAAGCCGATCATCGCCCAACCCGGTGATGCCGTCACCGTCACCTCAAACGGAATCGAGGTGAACGGTCGCTTGCTTCCCAACACACGTCCAGTTCCATTCGACGCCGCCGGAAGGCCCCTTCATTCATGGCCAAAGGGGGAATATCTGGTCGCCGACGGAACGCTATGGGTGGCCTCAACCTACAACGCTGGCAGCTATGACTCCCGCTATATGGGACCAATTCAAATCACTCAGATTCGTGGGAGGCTTCGCCCGTTATGGCTACTTCCTGGCTAG
- a CDS encoding type IV secretory system conjugative DNA transfer family protein, with protein sequence MTPSDPKVYRTPPDPGFVGGYNWSAMLTGLGLLLVVNITATQFIAHQLRYQRALGAPILIHAGHSIYQPTAWAFWLLQHSNTASLQVKQPLLGGALIVVVGSAITVMIVYALNLRRARRLSANTEDLHGSARWANASDIKETGLLQSTQGVYVGGWLNPSTQRLHYLRHNGPEHILAFAPTRSGKGIGLVIPTLLAWSESAVVYDIKGENWARTAGFRVTAGHLCFKFSPVEVANGSRFNPLAEVRIGTSRDVSDAQNVADMIVRTGEDSPMERYWQDAAASITTGMILHVCYAAAASGRVASLGDLASTFTRPGQSFRDTLNELENFPHDPQHGHRWKTSDGEKTTTHPVVREKVREMLDKEDKDFSGVLSTAKTALTLYSDPLVAKNTAASDFTIDDLVNHNRPVSLYLVVPPSDKIRLRPLIRLIFTMIVNRLTERMDFEGAAQKRNRHRLLFMVDEFPSLKRMEIFADALSYMAGYGLKAYLITQDIRQIVDEYGPNESIVSNCHVRVAYAPNQFDTAELLSKMTGTKTIQKATFNFSGSRLAPIADHMSATVDQVERPLVTPDEVMRLRPPRKSGEGANERITAPGDMLIFVSGHHPIYGTQILYFTDPVLKHRAEIAPPTKFSAIGESYIAPQPPVDRSRNAILRAEFTPQSPMEAAFLAELNGEAPTKPGFIEQLDMDLHEERKD encoded by the coding sequence ATGACTCCCTCCGATCCAAAGGTCTATCGAACTCCACCCGACCCTGGTTTCGTCGGGGGCTACAACTGGTCTGCAATGTTGACCGGACTCGGCCTGCTGCTCGTCGTGAACATCACGGCGACGCAGTTCATCGCCCATCAGCTCCGCTACCAACGAGCGCTCGGCGCTCCTATCCTCATTCACGCTGGCCATTCCATCTATCAACCTACGGCATGGGCCTTCTGGCTACTCCAGCACAGCAACACAGCCAGTCTTCAGGTCAAGCAGCCACTACTAGGAGGCGCACTAATCGTGGTGGTCGGATCGGCGATCACCGTCATGATCGTCTACGCACTCAACCTCCGTCGCGCTCGCCGCCTCTCGGCCAACACGGAAGACTTACACGGTTCGGCTCGCTGGGCGAATGCATCCGACATCAAGGAAACCGGACTCCTCCAATCGACACAAGGAGTCTACGTCGGAGGTTGGCTAAACCCGTCCACCCAACGGCTGCACTATCTCCGCCACAACGGTCCAGAACACATCCTCGCGTTCGCACCCACGCGAAGCGGCAAGGGCATTGGACTCGTCATTCCTACCTTACTCGCGTGGTCCGAGTCAGCGGTCGTCTACGACATCAAGGGCGAGAACTGGGCCCGTACAGCAGGCTTCCGGGTCACAGCCGGTCATCTCTGTTTCAAATTCTCTCCGGTCGAGGTAGCGAACGGCTCCCGCTTCAACCCACTCGCAGAAGTTCGAATCGGAACCTCGCGCGACGTGTCCGACGCCCAGAACGTTGCCGACATGATCGTCCGCACGGGCGAAGACAGCCCCATGGAACGCTACTGGCAGGATGCCGCAGCCTCCATCACCACAGGCATGATCCTTCACGTCTGTTACGCAGCCGCAGCTTCGGGACGTGTCGCAAGCCTGGGTGACCTCGCATCGACTTTTACTCGGCCAGGTCAAAGCTTTCGCGACACCTTGAACGAACTCGAGAACTTCCCCCACGATCCCCAGCACGGCCACAGATGGAAGACCTCAGACGGAGAAAAGACCACGACTCACCCTGTCGTACGTGAGAAGGTCCGCGAGATGCTCGACAAAGAGGACAAAGACTTCTCGGGCGTTCTCTCTACCGCTAAGACCGCACTCACCCTGTACAGCGACCCTCTCGTTGCAAAGAACACTGCAGCCAGCGACTTCACCATCGACGATCTGGTCAATCACAACCGACCAGTTTCGCTCTACCTCGTCGTTCCGCCCTCCGACAAGATCCGCCTACGCCCACTCATTCGACTGATCTTCACCATGATCGTAAACCGACTCACCGAGCGAATGGATTTCGAAGGCGCAGCGCAAAAACGCAATCGCCACCGACTCCTGTTTATGGTGGACGAGTTCCCGTCCCTCAAGCGAATGGAGATCTTCGCAGACGCGCTCTCCTACATGGCTGGCTATGGCCTGAAAGCTTATCTAATCACCCAAGACATCCGCCAGATCGTTGACGAATACGGCCCAAACGAGAGCATCGTCTCGAATTGCCACGTACGTGTTGCCTATGCTCCCAACCAGTTCGACACAGCAGAACTGCTCTCAAAGATGACTGGCACTAAGACCATCCAGAAGGCCACCTTCAACTTCTCCGGCTCTCGCTTAGCTCCCATCGCTGACCACATGTCCGCAACAGTCGATCAAGTAGAACGTCCTCTCGTCACACCGGACGAGGTCATGCGCCTAAGGCCTCCAAGAAAAAGCGGTGAAGGCGCCAACGAGCGCATCACCGCACCTGGCGACATGCTGATCTTCGTCAGCGGCCACCACCCCATATACGGCACTCAGATTCTGTACTTCACCGACCCAGTCCTCAAGCATCGTGCCGAGATCGCGCCCCCGACGAAGTTCTCTGCCATCGGCGAGAGTTACATCGCGCCACAACCGCCTGTGGATCGAAGCCGAAACGCCATCCTCCGAGCTGAGTTCACACCGCAATCCCCGATGGAAGCTGCTTTTCTAGCTGAGTTGAATGGCGAGGCGCCAACCAAGCCAGGTTTCATCGAGCAGCTCGACATGGATCTCCACGAAGAAAGGAAGGACTGA
- a CDS encoding tyrosine-type recombinase/integrase, giving the protein MAEILHSQNSQAGQSVAPIYTFGQFVEVTYLPVYRRKWKPSTAVTEENRLTANLVPDLGFMLMSEVTRESLQTLLDVKANTLTRSMVDHLRFRLRSIFTLGMSEGVVDRNPAMALYTPRHCQPARPRKVLKIEEAARMLDALDLREKLIARFATWEGMRPGEILALQVGDVESNCVWVRRRLYRGQIDTPKTKRSYRQVALSQGTTSLLGAWITKLDTANSQAWLFSTENNTPIWRDNVWLRNMRPKLKAVGLEWANFQVMRRTFATLSRQAGVDAHTRSAQMGNTVDVNENEYAVSTFEDRLAAVRHLETTIQ; this is encoded by the coding sequence TTGGCCGAGATTCTTCACAGTCAAAACTCTCAGGCTGGACAGTCGGTAGCACCGATCTACACCTTCGGCCAATTCGTCGAAGTGACCTATCTGCCGGTCTACCGCCGCAAGTGGAAACCATCCACAGCGGTCACGGAAGAGAACAGACTCACCGCAAATCTTGTTCCGGATCTGGGATTTATGCTGATGTCCGAAGTCACTCGAGAATCGCTGCAAACGCTTCTGGATGTGAAAGCGAATACTCTTACCAGGAGTATGGTGGATCATCTCCGCTTTCGTCTCCGCTCTATTTTCACGCTAGGAATGAGTGAGGGAGTCGTAGATCGAAATCCAGCGATGGCTCTATACACGCCCCGTCACTGTCAACCCGCCCGACCACGCAAGGTTCTGAAAATTGAGGAGGCGGCGAGAATGCTCGACGCGCTGGATTTGCGAGAGAAGCTCATTGCCCGATTCGCAACTTGGGAAGGAATGCGACCGGGAGAAATCCTAGCCTTACAAGTAGGTGATGTGGAAAGCAATTGTGTGTGGGTTCGACGGCGACTTTACCGAGGCCAGATCGACACCCCAAAAACGAAGCGATCCTACCGGCAAGTTGCCCTGTCCCAAGGGACTACAAGCCTTTTAGGAGCTTGGATCACAAAGCTCGACACTGCCAACTCCCAAGCGTGGCTATTCTCGACGGAGAACAACACACCAATCTGGCGAGACAACGTTTGGCTGCGCAACATGCGGCCCAAACTGAAGGCCGTCGGTCTCGAATGGGCAAACTTCCAGGTGATGCGCCGCACTTTTGCGACCCTCTCAAGGCAAGCCGGAGTCGATGCTCACACCCGTTCGGCACAGATGGGCAACACCGTAGATGTTAACGAGAACGAGTACGCCGTCAGCACCTTCGAGGATCGGCTGGCAGCAGTTCGTCACTTGGAGACAACGATCCAGTAG
- the dut gene encoding dUTP diphosphatase, whose amino-acid sequence MTIKIKRVHPDAQLPTYAHGPLEDAGMDLRSVEATTIAPSQTYAVATGLSIELPPGYEAQIRPRSGLAFKHSITIPNAPGTIDPAYRGEIKVILHNLGAEAFQIHPGDRIAQMIIARYEAIEWQEADLAGSTRGEGGFGSSGVK is encoded by the coding sequence ATGACCATCAAAATCAAGCGCGTGCATCCTGACGCGCAACTCCCCACCTACGCTCACGGACCGCTCGAAGACGCCGGAATGGACCTCCGCAGCGTCGAGGCCACCACCATTGCGCCCTCGCAGACCTACGCCGTCGCCACAGGTCTTTCGATTGAATTGCCGCCCGGCTACGAAGCCCAGATTCGCCCCCGTTCCGGCCTCGCCTTCAAGCACTCAATCACCATCCCCAACGCCCCCGGCACCATCGACCCGGCCTATCGCGGCGAAATCAAGGTCATTCTCCACAACCTCGGCGCCGAAGCCTTCCAAATCCACCCCGGCGACCGCATCGCCCAGATGATCATTGCCCGCTACGAGGCGATCGAATGGCAGGAAGCCGATCTCGCCGGTTCCACACGCGGCGAAGGTGGCTTTGGCTCGAGCGGCGTCAAGTAG